One Candidatus Nitronauta litoralis genomic window, CCCGAATCTGGTGAAACCTCCCCGTTTGCAAGGCCACCTCAAGCAAAGCAAATTGCTTTTGTTTTTTGATCACCCGGTACTCCAGGATTGCGCGTTTGGCATCTGGTGCGGCCCTGGGAAAAACCGTGGCCTTCATGGATTTTCCCTTACGGATGAAATGGGTGAGGCGGTCCTCTTCCTTATCAGGAATTCCTTCCACCAGACAACGATAGAACTTCTTGATGCTGCGCCGGCGAATCTGATCTGACAAGTCGGATGCGGCCTTGCGGGTTTTAGCAAAAACCATCACCCCTTCAACATTGCGGTCGAGGCGATGCACCAGCCCGACAAAAATATCGTCCTGTTTCCCTTTTTGTTTCGCTTTAAGGTAATCCCGAATGGCCCCGGTTATTGCAGGGGCGCCAGAGCTGTCTCCCTGGGCGAGCCACCCTGCAGGTTTTATTACGGCAATGAGGTGTGCATCTTCGAACAGAATAAAGAAGGGAGGCGGGTTTTTCTTTTCGCTCAAGACTTCACATCCTGTTGGGGGATCATATTGGGGTCGATTTCAACCGTCTGCCCTTCTTTTAGGGCACTATTCTTAACGAAAGGTGGGGTAACGATGCCGCAGGAGATCACCATTTTGATCCCCTCTTCAACTGTCATGGAAAGCGAAGTCGTGTCAGCCTTGGGAACAAAAATAAGAAAGCCCGATGTGGGGTTGGGAGTCGTCGGGATGAAAACATTGACCACTTCCTCCTCGGTGATTGCCTGAACCTCGCCGCGCGTCTGGCTGGTGATAAACCCCATCGACCAGATGCCTTTGCGGGGGAACTCGACCACTACCACCTCATTGAACGCACCGGTGTCGGTTGTGGCGATGGTGGTGACCACCTGTTTTGCGCCAGTGTAAACATTGCGAACGACGGGGATGCGTTCCAGGATTTTTTCTCCAAGTTGCAACAGTTTCGCGCCCATCACGTTGGTCGTGATCACCCCGATGAGAAAAATGACGACCAGTGTCATGAAAACGCCCAGCCCGGGAATGCGGTACCCTTCCTGGATAGGAGCGCCCGCCATGATGAGCAGTTTGGTGAAAGTGGGAGAGAGTGAATCGTCAAGAAGACGGAATAAAAAATTCAGGATAAAGATAGTGAACGCAATGGGCAACGTGATGAGGAGCCCGGTGATGAAATAATTGCGCAACCGGTTTTTCAGTTTTTTAAACACGTGAGGGTCCCCGCGACAAGGGGTTTATTTTCCAATCAGCTTCAATTCCAAAAAAATCAAAACACCCGCTCATTGTATAGAAGGAAGGGGGCAGGAACAAGGCAGGAGGTATTTTAATGCCCGGTATTGGGGGTTGCGCAGAATCGAGAATTTCGTTAGTATTCAATCAGTTTCAATAAAAACCTGCAGATAGTTTTCCCGGTAAGGCTGGAGAGTTTGAATTTTGATCTCAAGGCCTTCCTTTGGAAAACCTTCAGACAGGCTGGGGCTGTGGCGCAGCTGGGAGCGCGCTTGAATGGCATTCAAGAGGTCAGGGGTTCGATCCCCCTCAGCTCCATTTTGATTTCAAAGGGGTTAGCTCTTACGAGCTAATCCCTTTTTTGTTAAATTGTTTGGCAATTGTGTGATTGAGGGTTTACTCGAAATGGGAGCAGGTAAAAATATCGGGAAGTGACAATTATAAAACGGGTACCTCTATCAAGAGGCAGGTCCGTTTTTGCAATATGGACATTCATGCTGGAGGAGTCAGCTTTTCTCCTGGTATTTAAACCATTCCCTGTTTTTCAGGAACTCTTTCCATTCTTTTGATTTTTTGTATTTCTTGCCATGTTTCTTTTTAAATGGTTTTCGGTCCTTATTCCAAACCTTGTTGTAGGGTCTTGTTGATTTTTTCAGATACAGTTTCGGCCCTTTTTTCTTTTGTTTGATTTTCCAGTCTTCAATGATCAAGGGAGTTTCTTCGGTTTTGCCCTTCTCTTTTTTTCGATCTTTTAAATTTTCAAGTTTCTGGTCTATGTTGTCTTCAGTCCAATAGTCTTTAATCTTATGGACATTCTTTACCCGTTCATCAAAATTGAATTCATATTTAGGATCCACAGAAGGTTTAAATGGTGATTTGGGGTGCAGGTGACAGCGTTTGCAAACATTCTTGTAATCCCAGCGTTGACCATGCTTTTCAGTATCCGCTTTTGCAAAATCCCCCCGTGTATTTTTCATCACTTTGCGAATTTCCGAGCCACCAGCAACGGTGTGACACATTTCGCACCCTACCTGTTCCTTGTTGGGCTCACTGGGGTCGATGAAACTTGCTTTTTTTGAAGAGGCCGGACGGAACCCGCCGCGTTGACGGTATCCTGTCGTGTGGCACCGAAGGCAATTAGGATCATTGGTGTAGTCCTTATCAGCGTCCAGCCCGGCTTTTTTCTTGGCTTCGGTACGTTTCCCTGGCTTTAAAAGGTCGAAGGATTTCCCATGACCTGTATTTTTCCAGGCTTGATAATACGCATCATGACAACTTCCGTCGCATTTGAGAGAGCCTACGTATTTTGTTTTGTAATTATCGGGATTCTTTTTGCGGGCCTCCGACGCTGAGGAGAAGGCAATACAAACGAAGGCGGATAGAATAATCAGGATAGGCCGGTTTCTCAAAATTCTTTGAAACATTGAAATTCCTTTTCTAAATGAACGGAAGGGAAGTTTTCATTCAAATAAATAAAACTTCAGCTTTCTTTGTTCTTTTCCTCAATCATTAAATTCACAGGTTTC contains:
- a CDS encoding RNA pseudouridine synthase, with product MLFEDAHLIAVIKPAGWLAQGDSSGAPAITGAIRDYLKAKQKGKQDDIFVGLVHRLDRNVEGVMVFAKTRKAASDLSDQIRRRSIKKFYRCLVEGIPDKEEDRLTHFIRKGKSMKATVFPRAAPDAKRAILEYRVIKKQKQFALLEVALQTGRFHQIRAQLSFIGHPIVGDLKYRAQTRLGDYKIALCASKLILTHPQNNKELIFEAPASEWEPH
- a CDS encoding cytochrome C-554 → MFQRILRNRPILIILSAFVCIAFSSASEARKKNPDNYKTKYVGSLKCDGSCHDAYYQAWKNTGHGKSFDLLKPGKRTEAKKKAGLDADKDYTNDPNCLRCHTTGYRQRGGFRPASSKKASFIDPSEPNKEQVGCEMCHTVAGGSEIRKVMKNTRGDFAKADTEKHGQRWDYKNVCKRCHLHPKSPFKPSVDPKYEFNFDERVKNVHKIKDYWTEDNIDQKLENLKDRKKEKGKTEETPLIIEDWKIKQKKKGPKLYLKKSTRPYNKVWNKDRKPFKKKHGKKYKKSKEWKEFLKNREWFKYQEKS
- a CDS encoding DUF502 domain-containing protein → MFKKLKNRLRNYFITGLLITLPIAFTIFILNFLFRLLDDSLSPTFTKLLIMAGAPIQEGYRIPGLGVFMTLVVIFLIGVITTNVMGAKLLQLGEKILERIPVVRNVYTGAKQVVTTIATTDTGAFNEVVVVEFPRKGIWSMGFITSQTRGEVQAITEEEVVNVFIPTTPNPTSGFLIFVPKADTTSLSMTVEEGIKMVISCGIVTPPFVKNSALKEGQTVEIDPNMIPQQDVKS